In Acidobacteriota bacterium, one genomic interval encodes:
- a CDS encoding MBL fold metallo-hydrolase, with protein MLRGLAVAALAGLLVPAGAEAQKTFAGDSFETSGGELKITFIGHGTLMLTYAGKVIHVDPVSMYADYATMPKADLVLVTHEHGDHLDAKAVAAVSTSRTVVAANEKAAGSLGGAVVMKNGDARTLAGIPVEAVPAYNFEKAFHPKGNGNGYVLTFGDRRVYIAGDTENVPEIKKLEGIDIAFLPMNQPFTMTPEQVADTARSLRPRVLYPYHFGETDTSKLVELLKGEEGIDVRIRQLQ; from the coding sequence ATGCTGCGGGGCCTGGCGGTCGCCGCTCTTGCCGGGCTGCTTGTCCCGGCGGGCGCCGAGGCGCAGAAGACATTCGCCGGGGATTCCTTCGAGACTTCGGGCGGAGAACTGAAAATCACCTTTATCGGGCACGGGACGCTGATGCTGACATACGCGGGCAAGGTGATCCACGTCGATCCCGTGTCGATGTACGCCGATTACGCGACGATGCCCAAGGCGGACCTGGTCCTGGTCACGCACGAACATGGCGACCACCTGGACGCCAAAGCGGTCGCGGCCGTCAGCACCTCCCGCACCGTCGTGGCCGCCAACGAAAAGGCGGCGGGATCGCTCGGCGGCGCGGTCGTGATGAAGAACGGGGACGCGCGCACCCTGGCCGGCATCCCCGTCGAGGCGGTCCCCGCGTACAATTTCGAGAAGGCGTTCCACCCCAAGGGGAACGGCAACGGCTACGTCCTCACCTTCGGCGACCGGCGCGTCTACATCGCCGGGGACACGGAAAACGTTCCCGAGATCAAGAAACTGGAGGGGATCGACATCGCCTTCCTGCCGATGAACCAGCCCTTCACGATGACGCCCGAACAGGTCGCCGACACGGCGCGCTCCCTGCGGCCCCGGGTGCTGTACCCCTATCATTTCGGGGAGACGGACACCTCGAAACTGGTGGAACTGTTGAAGGGCGAGGAGGGGATCGACGTCCGGATCCGGCAGCTGCAGTAG